One Vigna unguiculata cultivar IT97K-499-35 chromosome 11, ASM411807v1, whole genome shotgun sequence DNA window includes the following coding sequences:
- the LOC114169584 gene encoding uncharacterized protein LOC114169584 has product MDLRFNSNKWVGNIYQKFEAVCHEVDDIVGQDAKKYLENQVQNVGDSVKKFYSGVVHELLPLDSLASSKYEDHLLVAETNNIDFSVDSVCKDNNKERDEENPINHYYVAFMNSNATDIADHKQHGVPVKNIHESGSVSLGLEGSCITKEEVGVDSRGTSESKKENFHISFEEVAIGSADYNQDGVPVKNIPAYQESDESCSASLELEDSYITQEEVGVDSRGTSESERENFHTCFEEFAVESDPKPMNLMSLGEKESLEFSMHSESSSFDSGWEVSIKTKVNIYMNAEKNSCLIADENAMNSSSSKVWSPQSLDEETPINYFCLALRDTNAMDIADIQKVGVHTRNVNQVSDESCTVSLEVEDSYISQEEVGDDSRGTSVSTKENIHTSSEVVALESVPKPLNMMSVGEKGPLEFPIHSEPCFDSFESGYKVSIRTKDNRDVNPRQNSCLIVEKNARNSSTSQLLSSQSLDEKESTNVSLLRESSNAYQNTHGILAEVSPDVSVSSERPMTRTEPSCSSSSYENESCKRNPGDASLCATSDSFVLPVCCESSTHPAREVMEPQGGLVFSGFCQSMGSKDKSLVCSLESCTEVIQLNDDPKVDKNCVNVDDSELHAVACRTRKLRSYKKRIQDAFASKKRLSKEYEQLAIWYGDCDIEPRRDFLETLLPLSIRTDVESKNVQEQHDSESEWELL; this is encoded by the exons ATGGATTTGAGGTTTAACAGTAATAAATGGGTTGGGAATATTTACCAGAAGTTTGAAGCAGTGTGCCACGAGGTGGATGATATTGTAGGACAG GATGCTAAAAAATATCTTGAGAATCAGGTCCAGAATGTTGGAGATAGTGTGAAAAAGTTTTATTCTGGAGTTGTACATGAACTACTTCCCTTAGATTCATTGGCCAGTTCAAAATATGAAGATCATCTTCTGGTAGCTGAGACAAATAACATTGACTTTTCAGTAGATTCTGTTtgtaaagataataataaagaaagggATGAGGAAAATCCCATCAATCATTATTATGTGGCATTTATGAATTCCAATGCCACTGATATTGCTGACCATAAGCAACATGGTGTTCCTGTCAAGAACATCCATGAATCGGGTTCAGTTTCCCTGGGGTTGGAAGGTTCTTGCATCACCAAGGAAGAAGTTGGTGTTGACTCAAGAGGAACTTCCGAGTCTAAGAAAGAAAACTTCCACATCAGCTTTGAAGAGGTTGCCATTGGTAGTGCTGATTATAATCAAGATGGTGTTCCTGTCAAGAACATCCCTGCATATCAAGAGAGTGATGAATCGTGCTCAGCTTCCCTGGAGTTGGAAGATTCTTACATCACTCAGGAAGAAGTTGGTGTTGACTCAAGAGGAACTTCTGAGTCTGAGAGAGAAAACTTCCACACCTGCTTTGAAGAGTTTGCTGTTGAGTCTGATCCTAAACCAATGAACTTGATGTCTCTTGGAGAGAAAGAATCCCTGGAATTCTCTATGCACAGtgaatcttcttcttttgacaGTGGATGGGAAGTTTCAATCAAAACAAAGGTTAACATATACATGAATGCAGAGAAAAACTCATGTCTGATTGCTGATGAAAATGCTATGAATTCATCCTCCTCCAAGGTGTGGAGTCCCCAGAGTCTTGATGAGGAAACTcccattaattatttttgtttggcaTTGCGCGATACTAATGCCATGGATATTGCTGATATTCAGAAAGTTGGTGTTCATACCAGGAACGTAAATCAAGTTAGTGATGAATCTTGCACAGTTTCCCTAGAGGTGGAAGATTCTTACATTTCTCAGGAAGAGGTTGGTGATGACTCCAGAGGAACTTCTGTatctacaaaagaaaatatcCATACAAGCAGTGAAGTGGTTGCTCTTGAATCTGTTCCTAAACCATTGAACATGATGTCTGTTGGAGAGAAAGGACCCCTGGAATTCCCTATACACAGTGAACCATGTTTTGATTCTTTTGAAAGTGGATACAAAGTTTCAATCAGAACAAAGGATAACAGAGATGTGAATCCACGTCAAAATTCATGCTTGATTGTTGAAAAAAATGCCCGGAATTCATCCACATCCCAATTATTGAGTTCCCAGTCTCTCGATGAGAAAGAATCAACTAATGTCTCCTTGCTTAGGGAATCATCTAATGCTTACCAGAACACACATGGTATACTAGCTGAAGTTTCACCTGATGTTTCAGTGTCGAGTGAAAGGCCTATGACAAGGACAGAACCTTCATGCTCCAGTAGTTCCTATGAAAATGAATCTTGCAAAAGAAATCCAGGTGATGCTTCTCTGTGTGCTACTTCAGATAGTTTCGTTTTGCCTGTATGTTGTGAATCTTCCACCCATCCAGCTCGTGAAGTCATGGAACCTCAGGGTGGTCTCGTGTTCTCTGGTTTCTGTCAATCTATGGGATCAAAAG ATAAATCACTGGTGTGTTCTCTTGAATCCTGCACGGAAGTCATTCAATTGAATGATGATCCGAAGGTTGACAAAAACTGTGTAAATGTGGACGATAGTGAACTGCATGCAGTTGCCTGTAGAACTCGAAAGCTTCGATCATATAAG AAAAGAATCCAGGATGCATTTGCTTCAAAGAAGAGGTTATCCAAGGAGTATGAGCAGTTAGCAATATGGTATGGAGACTGTGATATTGAGCCTAGAAGAGACTTTTTGGAAACTTTATTACCATTAAGCATCAGAACGGATGTGGAATCGAAGAATGTCCAAGAGCAGCATGATTCAGAGAGTGAGTGGGAGCTGCTCTAA